A DNA window from Desulfovibrio sp. contains the following coding sequences:
- a CDS encoding diguanylate cyclase: MQRSSNHQSWEWVAGPDLCYCDDVPFKSAILGIPTVKGQSLFFGMDAADQQMAMETLMDEYGEPRAFSNVVGHYVRKSDGVLFLLEMSGEPLFDDGYGLMGFKGVERVIANIALYSAGISTSIDLDTIYATAPIAMCVVDRNGVLISANEHHVQLSGRSLFDTSGAHISLLHPELEANIQSDFCNLDTGGRVSDHEVRIDNRDYAVSVTPVRNASGGITALSLAYFDITERKSLERKLKEANERLRHMSIHDHLTGAYNRRFFDAILRREAAVCNRRAGNLSVILIDIDFFKFYNDKYGHLAGDECLAQVARAMKDSLEDMGGELFRYGGEEFAVVLPECDDRNAHEVCEALRAAVCDLKTPHAGSDRNYVTISAGVATVQSRFEKVSPSQLAAKILEAADKALYEAKNTGRNRVKASTV; this comes from the coding sequence ATGCAGCGTAGTAGTAATCATCAGTCCTGGGAATGGGTAGCCGGGCCAGATTTGTGTTATTGCGACGATGTCCCTTTCAAGTCCGCAATTCTTGGCATTCCAACGGTAAAAGGTCAGTCTCTGTTTTTCGGCATGGACGCCGCTGACCAGCAGATGGCCATGGAAACCCTTATGGATGAATATGGCGAACCGCGCGCCTTTTCAAACGTGGTCGGCCATTATGTGCGGAAAAGCGATGGGGTGCTGTTTCTGCTGGAAATGAGCGGCGAGCCACTGTTTGATGACGGTTACGGCCTGATGGGATTTAAAGGCGTAGAGCGGGTTATTGCCAACATTGCCCTGTATTCTGCGGGAATTTCCACATCCATTGACCTGGACACCATCTACGCCACAGCCCCCATTGCCATGTGTGTTGTTGACCGCAACGGCGTGCTTATTTCTGCCAACGAGCATCATGTGCAACTCTCCGGGCGGTCATTGTTTGATACGAGTGGCGCGCATATTTCTTTGTTGCATCCTGAGCTGGAAGCAAACATCCAGAGCGACTTTTGCAATCTTGATACGGGTGGGCGGGTTTCTGACCATGAAGTGAGGATCGACAACAGGGATTACGCTGTTTCCGTCACGCCTGTCCGCAATGCCTCAGGTGGCATAACCGCGCTGTCGCTGGCGTATTTTGATATTACAGAGCGCAAATCGCTGGAACGCAAACTCAAGGAAGCCAACGAGCGCCTGCGCCATATGTCCATTCACGATCACCTCACGGGCGCGTATAACAGAAGATTTTTTGACGCCATCCTGCGCAGAGAGGCTGCCGTGTGCAACCGCCGCGCGGGCAACCTCTCTGTGATCCTCATAGATATCGACTTCTTCAAGTTTTATAACGACAAGTACGGGCATCTGGCAGGCGATGAATGCCTGGCCCAGGTCGCCAGAGCCATGAAGGATTCGCTGGAAGATATGGGGGGAGAGCTGTTCCGCTATGGCGGCGAGGAGTTTGCCGTGGTGTTGCCCGAATGCGATGACCGCAACGCCCATGAAGTATGCGAAGCTTTGCGGGCAGCGGTGTGTGATCTCAAAACGCCCCACGCGGGCAGCGATCGCAACTATGTGACCATAAGCGCCGGGGTGGCCACGGTGCAGAGCCGGTTTGAAAAGGTGTCGCCTTCCCAGCTTGCAGCCAAAATCCTTGAAGCCGCCGATAAGGCGCTTTACGAGGCCAAAAATACAGGGCGCAACAGGGTCAAGGCCAGTACAGTATAA
- a CDS encoding uracil-xanthine permease family protein — MSTASTRREIAPTDYNFRFRDCLIGAQMLFVAFGALVLVPLLTGLDSNVALFTAGVGTLLFQICTRGKVPIFLASSFAFIAPIIYGVQTWGMAQTLGGLVCSGLVYFLLSGLIRWRGTDVVLRVLPPIVTGPVIMVIGLILAPVAVHMALGRTGDGAVVLVPENTALWISMTSLAVTVLVSLMGKGFLRLMPILCGIAAGFIVSMFFGVGDWTKVAATPWLQMPSFTFPEFAWEPILFIMPITLAPAIEHFGDIVAISSITGRDYLKDPGVHATMFGDGVATMAAGFVGGPPCTTYAEVIGAVSLTRVFNPAVMTWAAMCSILLSFVAKIGAFLGSIPVPVMGGIMILLFGAIMVVGLNTLVRAGKDLMEPRNMIIVALIIIFGVGGMQFSIGSFKLGGIGLAAVTGVLLNLLLPRSRT, encoded by the coding sequence ATGAGCACAGCCAGTACGCGGCGCGAAATTGCACCCACTGACTATAATTTTCGCTTCAGGGATTGTCTTATAGGCGCGCAAATGCTCTTTGTGGCCTTTGGCGCTCTTGTTCTTGTTCCCCTGTTGACCGGGCTTGACAGCAACGTGGCGCTCTTCACCGCAGGTGTGGGCACGTTGTTGTTTCAAATCTGCACACGGGGCAAGGTACCCATTTTTCTTGCTTCGTCCTTTGCCTTTATTGCGCCCATCATTTATGGCGTTCAGACCTGGGGCATGGCGCAGACCCTCGGCGGGCTTGTTTGCTCCGGTCTGGTGTATTTTCTTTTGAGCGGGCTTATCCGCTGGCGTGGCACGGATGTGGTGCTGCGTGTGCTGCCGCCCATTGTGACCGGCCCGGTCATTATGGTTATCGGCCTTATTCTGGCTCCGGTGGCGGTGCATATGGCCCTGGGCAGAACAGGCGACGGCGCGGTTGTGCTGGTGCCTGAAAACACAGCCCTGTGGATTTCCATGACGTCGTTGGCCGTTACCGTGCTGGTGTCGCTCATGGGCAAGGGCTTTTTGCGCCTCATGCCCATTTTGTGCGGCATTGCGGCGGGCTTTATTGTTTCGATGTTTTTCGGCGTGGGTGATTGGACAAAGGTTGCCGCAACTCCCTGGTTGCAGATGCCCTCGTTTACCTTCCCCGAGTTCGCCTGGGAACCCATACTGTTTATCATGCCCATCACGCTTGCTCCGGCCATTGAGCATTTTGGCGATATTGTCGCCATCAGCTCTATTACCGGGCGCGACTACCTGAAAGATCCCGGCGTTCACGCCACCATGTTCGGCGATGGCGTTGCCACCATGGCTGCCGGTTTTGTGGGCGGCCCGCCCTGCACCACCTATGCCGAAGTTATTGGCGCGGTGAGCCTTACGCGGGTGTTCAACCCCGCCGTGATGACCTGGGCTGCCATGTGTTCAATCCTGCTGTCGTTTGTGGCCAAAATCGGCGCGTTCCTTGGCTCCATCCCCGTGCCCGTCATGGGCGGCATCATGATTCTGCTGTTCGGCGCGATCATGGTTGTGGGCCTGAACACGCTGGTGCGGGCTGGCAAGGATCTGATGGAGCCGCGCAACATGATCATTGTCGCGCTTATCATCATCTTTGGCGTGGGCGGCATGCAGTTCAGCATTGGTTCGTTTAAACTTGGCGGCATCGGTCTTGCGGCGGTTACGGGCGTGTTGCTCAATCTGCTGCTGCCCAGAAGCCGTACCTAG